In Populus nigra chromosome 1, ddPopNigr1.1, whole genome shotgun sequence, one genomic interval encodes:
- the LOC133675536 gene encoding uncharacterized protein LOC133675536, which yields MHQETLVTKQSRRSRGDEGRRHIISSGFTPLFDPSIHQKQRQIQRKTQSQSNPQNQPLLQIQIQIPPPTSPNPPLLTHQPYFQSYHEQAQTLFSNPSATQQPLISTPHKRLTIMAQSPPSSTSHSPTLSSLHGNPSQSNSHKKTIWNTITIPLTTKLSIKTLAHKVLFHFSHARLLCVHLTVLILIVLPSFYFFLSNHRRLFIINLLFILAFSITLLACLNLVLPRLPSLRLLVARSLPNKFKPTPLPTKATKPVVWSIGSKPKIQNKPYSGSWVQVYSNGDVYEGEFHKGKCSGSGVYYYYMSGRYEGDWVDEKYDGYGVETWAKGSRYRGQYRQGLRHGIGVYRFYTGDVYAGEWCNGQCHGCGIHTCEDGSKYIGEFKWGVKHGLGHYHFRNGDTYSGEYFADKMHGFGVYQFGNGHRYEGAWHEGRRQGLGMYTFRNGETQSGHWQNGILDVSTVENGKPESPNAISHPKVVNAVQEAKRAAEKACDAARIEERVNKTIAYANKAANAARVAAVKAVQRQMHHQNSDDVPTPFV from the exons ATGCATCAAGAGACACTCGTTACGAAACAAAGCAGAAGAAGCAGAGGAGACGAAGGAAGAAGACATATTATCTCTTCTGGTTTCACACCTCTCTTTGATCCTTCAATCCATCAAAAACAACGACAAATCCAAAGGAAAACGCAATCTCAATCAAACCCACAAAACCAACCTCTTCttcaaatccaaatccaaatcccACCACCAACATCACCAAACCCACCACTATTGACCCACCAACCTTACTTTCAATCTTACCATGAGCAAGCACAAACCCTGTTCAGTAATCCTTCAGCAACACAACAACCCCTTATTTCAACACCCCACAAGAGGCTAACAATTATGGCTCAATCACCACCTTCTTCTACCTCTCACTCCCCTACACTCTCCTCTCTCCATGGCAACCCTAGCCAGTcaaattctcataaaaaaacaatctggaACACTATTACCATCCCACTGACTACTAAATTATCTATCAAGACTCTAGCTCACAAAGTCCTTTTCCATTTCAGCCATGCTCGTCTGCTTTGTGTACATTTGACGGTTTTGATTCTTATTGTTTTGCCTTCTTTTTACTTCTTTCTATCAAATCATCGTCGCTTGTTTATCATAAATTTGCTTTTCATTCTTGCTTTCTCAATTACCCTTTTAGCATGTCTCAATCTTGTGCTTCCTCGCTTGCCTTCTCTTCGTTTACTTGTAGCTCGTTCATTGCCAAATAAATTCAAGCCAACACCTTTACCTACAAAGGCTACGAAACCTGTGGTTTGGTCAATTGGGTCTAAgccaaaaatacaaaacaagcCATATTCAGGGTCATGGGTTCAGGTTTATAGTAATGGTGATGTTTATGAGGGTGAATTTCATAAAGGGAAGTGTTCAGGGAGTGGGGTTTACTACTATTATATGAGTGGGAGATATGAGGGTGATTGGGTAGATGAGAAGTATGATGGCTATGGAGTTGAAACATGGGCTAAAGGGAGCAGATATAGAGGGCAGTATAGGCAGGGTTTAAGGCATGGAATTGGGGTTTATAGGTTTTATACAGGTGATGTTTATGCTGGTGAGTGGTGTAATGGGCAGTGTCATGGGTGTGGTATTCATACTTGCGAGGATGGTAGCAAGTATATTGGGGAGTTCAAGTGGGGTGTCAAGCATGGTCTTGGTCATTACCATTTCAG AAATGGGGACACATATTCTGGGGAATATTTTGCAGATAAGATGCATGGTTTTGGAGTCTATCAGTTTGGAAATGGACATCGGTATGAAGGAGCATGGCATGAGGGAAGGAGGCAAGGGCTTGGCATGTACACTTTCAGAAATGGAGAAACACAATCTGGTCACTGGCAAAATGGGATTCTTGATGTATCCACTGTAGAGAATGGCAAACCTGAGTCTCCAAATGCTATTAGTCATCCTAAAGTTGTTAATGCTGTCCAG GAAGCAAAGCGAGCTGCTGAGAAAGCATGTGATGCGGCAAGGATAGAGGAGAGGGTGAACAAAACTATTGCATATGCTAACAAAGCAGCCAATGCTGCAAGAGTTGCAGCAGTTAAGGCCGTCCAAAGACAAATGCACCACCAGAACAGTGATGATGTACCAACTCCTTTTGTTTAA
- the LOC133699708 gene encoding large ribosomal subunit protein eL43, producing MTKRTKKAGIVGKYGTRYGASLRKQIKKMEVSQHSKFFCEFCGKYAVKRKAVGIWGCKDCGKVKAGGAYTLNTASAVTVRSTIRRLREQTES from the exons ATG ACTAAGAGAACTAAGAAGGCCGGGATTGTTGGAAAATATG GTACCCGTTATGGTGCCAGTCTGCGTAAGCAGATAAAAAAGATGGAGGTTAGTCAGCACAGCAAGTTTTTCTGTGAATTTTGTGGGAAG TATGCTGTGAAGAGGAAGGCTGTTGGAATTTGGGGATGCAAGGACTGTGGGAAAGTCAAAGCAGGTGGTGCCTACACATTGAACACTGCCAGTGCTGTGACAGTGAGGAGCACAATTCGCAGGCTGAGGGAGCAAACTGAGAGCTGA
- the LOC133680117 gene encoding casein kinase II subunit beta-1-like isoform X2: MYRERGIGVSKTDVDHRKQRISDVLDKHLDRSSPSSSRPTNGKDLFLFMNKQQPPDHNNIDHLLSKDNNASVVESDTDSEESDVSGSDGDETSWIAWFCSLRGNEFFCEVDDDYIQDDFNLCGLSSQVPYYDYALDLILDIESSHEEQNELVESAAEMLYGLIHARYILTSKGMAAMLEKYKNYDFGRCPRVCCCGQPCLPVGQSDIPRSSTVKICCPRCDDIYYPRSKYQGNIDGAYFGTTFPHLFLMTNGHLKPQKVVQTYVPRVFGFKLHKP, translated from the exons GTCCTCGATAAGCATCTCGACCGATCCTCTCCGTCCAGTTCCAGACCCACTAACGGCAAGGATTTGTTTCTTTTCATGAACAAGCAGCAACCGCCTGATCACAACAACATTGACCATCTCCTCTCTAAAGACAACAACGCCTCCGTTG TGGAATCTGACACGGACAGCGAAGAGTCTGATGTTAGTGGTTCCGATGGAGATGAGACGTCGTGGATCGCATGGTTTTGCAGTCTAAGAGGGAATGAATTCTTTTGTGAAGTTGATGATGATTACATACAAGATGATTTTAACCTCTGTGGGTTAAGCAGTCAAGTTCCATACTACGATTATgcccttgatttgattttggatATTGAATCCTCTCATG AGGAACAGAATGAATTGGTTGAATCTGCAGCAGAGATGCTTTATGGATTGATTCATGCTCGATATATATTGACCAGCAAAGGGATGGCAGCTATG CTGGAGAAGTACAAAAACTATGACTTTGGAAGATGCCCCAGAGTTTGCTGCTGTGGACAACCTTGCCTTCCAGTTGGTCAATCAGACATTCCTCGGTCAAGCACTGTTAAAATATGCTGCCCCAGATGTGATGATATATACTACCCACGTTCCAAGTATCAAGGCA ACATTGATGGAGCTTATTTTGGAACGACATTTCCTCACCTGTTTTTAATGACTAACGGGCATCTCAAGCCGCAAAAGGTAGTGCAGACCTATGTTCCTAGAGTATTTGGGTTCAAGCTACACAAACCATAA
- the LOC133680117 gene encoding casein kinase II subunit beta-1-like isoform X1, translating to MYRERGIGVSKTDVDHRKQRISDVLDKHLDRSSPSSSRPTNGKDLFLFMNKQQPPDHNNIDHLLSKDNNASVVESDTDSEESDVSGSDGDETSWIAWFCSLRGNEFFCEVDDDYIQDDFNLCGLSSQVPYYDYALDLILDIESSHGDMFTEEQNELVESAAEMLYGLIHARYILTSKGMAAMLEKYKNYDFGRCPRVCCCGQPCLPVGQSDIPRSSTVKICCPRCDDIYYPRSKYQGNIDGAYFGTTFPHLFLMTNGHLKPQKVVQTYVPRVFGFKLHKP from the exons GTCCTCGATAAGCATCTCGACCGATCCTCTCCGTCCAGTTCCAGACCCACTAACGGCAAGGATTTGTTTCTTTTCATGAACAAGCAGCAACCGCCTGATCACAACAACATTGACCATCTCCTCTCTAAAGACAACAACGCCTCCGTTG TGGAATCTGACACGGACAGCGAAGAGTCTGATGTTAGTGGTTCCGATGGAGATGAGACGTCGTGGATCGCATGGTTTTGCAGTCTAAGAGGGAATGAATTCTTTTGTGAAGTTGATGATGATTACATACAAGATGATTTTAACCTCTGTGGGTTAAGCAGTCAAGTTCCATACTACGATTATgcccttgatttgattttggatATTGAATCCTCTCATG GTGATATGTTCACAGAGGAACAGAATGAATTGGTTGAATCTGCAGCAGAGATGCTTTATGGATTGATTCATGCTCGATATATATTGACCAGCAAAGGGATGGCAGCTATG CTGGAGAAGTACAAAAACTATGACTTTGGAAGATGCCCCAGAGTTTGCTGCTGTGGACAACCTTGCCTTCCAGTTGGTCAATCAGACATTCCTCGGTCAAGCACTGTTAAAATATGCTGCCCCAGATGTGATGATATATACTACCCACGTTCCAAGTATCAAGGCA ACATTGATGGAGCTTATTTTGGAACGACATTTCCTCACCTGTTTTTAATGACTAACGGGCATCTCAAGCCGCAAAAGGTAGTGCAGACCTATGTTCCTAGAGTATTTGGGTTCAAGCTACACAAACCATAA